Proteins encoded together in one Lathyrus oleraceus cultivar Zhongwan6 chromosome 5, CAAS_Psat_ZW6_1.0, whole genome shotgun sequence window:
- the LOC127086869 gene encoding ethylene-responsive transcription factor ERF054 gives MAKNSGKFNRDFGDESHNHNKFTQMGESQVNWEIEKGKSVELSASQKHHWKPVFDEASVSHNRPFKKSKSPERVNQNQNQNQFSPFSIPSSASSSSSRLVFPFAFDNNSQQFGTNNSLPFHPPPQQPIQTTQNQQQQQQMISFGSQTQVQNNIVSSPPPILSQQHHQQLLQYWSDALNLSPRGRMLMMMNNNNNRYLGGQYGNNNNNNGAMFRPQAQPISTTKLYRGVRQRHWGKWVAEIRLPRNRTRLWLGTFDTAEDAALAYDREAFKLRGENARLNFPELFLNKDKDKDKEKEKEEEADSSPPPTTSTTTDSSVSCPSSNTVTKQPEPPLSTQTLPMEESNENDSGIESSDASHVTVSEGVSVSQSQELVWSEMSAWFNAIPAGWGPGSPVWDDLDTNNNLNLFSQSQIPFSNLNQQSEFNDFDPQMGSSSFIRPFYWNNDQN, from the coding sequence ATGGCTAAGAACAGTGGAAAATTCAACAGGGATTTCGGTGATGAATCTCACAATCACAACAAGTTTACACAAATGGGTGAAAGCCAAGTTAATTGGGAGATTGAAAAGGGAAAAAGTGTTGAATTAAGCGCTTCTCAAAAGCATCACTGGAAGCCCGTTTTTGATGAAGCTTCCGTTTCACATAATAGACCtttcaagaaaagcaaaagccCTGAACGTgtaaatcaaaatcaaaatcaaaaccAGTTTTCACCTTTCTCTATTCCTTCTtcagcttcttcttcttcttcaagaCTTGTTTTTCCCTTTGCTTTTGATAACAACTCTCAACAATTTGGAACCAACAACAGTTTACCTTTTCACCCTCCACCACAACAACCTATTCAAACAACACAAAAccaacaacagcagcaacaaaTGATATCTTTTGGGTCACAGACACAAGTACAGAACAATATTGTTTCGAGTCCGCCGCCGATTTTGTCCCAACAACATCATCAACAGCTTCTTCAGTATTGGAGTGATGCATTGAATCTTAGTCCAAGAGGAAgaatgttgatgatgatgaacaacAATAACAATAGGTACTTGGGAGGGCAATatggtaataataataataacaatgGAGCAATGTTTAGGCCTCAAGCTCAACCTATAAGCACAACAAAACTCTATAGAGGAGTTAGACAACGCCATTGGGGAAAATGGGTTGCCGAAATTCGTCTACCGCGAAATCGAACTCGTCTTTGGTTAGGCACATTTGATACTGCAGAAGATGCTGCTTTAGCCTATGATCGCGAAGCATTCAAGTTAAGAGGAGAGAATGCACGACTCAATTTCCCTGAACTTTTTCTCAAcaaagataaagataaagataaagaaaaagaaaaagaagaagaagcagATTCATCGCCACCTccaacaacatcaacaacaacagatTCATCTGTTTCTTGTCCTTCAAGTAACACCGTTACGAAGCAGCCTGAACCTCCGTTGTCGACGCAGACACTTCCAATGGAGGAGTCTAATGAGAATGACTCCGGAATTGAATCGAGTGACGCGAGTCACGTGACGGTGAGTGAAGGAGTTTCAGTTTCACAGTCACAGgaattggtttggagtgaaatGTCAGCATGGTTTAATGCCATCCCAGCTGGTTGGGGACCAGGCAGTCCTGTTTGGGATGATTTGGATACAAACAACAATCTTAATCTTTTTTCGCAGTCTCAAATTCCATTTTCCAATCTCAACCAACAATCAGAATTCAATGATTTTGATCCTCAGATGGGGTCAAGTTCTTTCATTAGGCCTTTCTACTGGAACAACGATCAGAATTAG